The following coding sequences are from one Cryptococcus deuterogattii R265 chromosome 1, complete sequence window:
- a CDS encoding pirin, whose product MIKPAFIRFTSPSILTTFKANMSTTAATGTATNTSRSITKSVYAHEVSEGAGATVRRSIGTRELRNLTPFLMLDHFRVLPGAGFPDHPHRGMQTVTYLFQGTFKHEDFLGYSGTLTPGDVQWMTAGRGIAHAEMPIFDPDPAKAEPVEGMQLWIDLPQKDKYIEPEYQDRKAEDIPVIHPKDGVEITVLSGDSHGTSGSVTPVGGAWYLGFKLQKPGASVYQPLPEGYNAFIYIVKGKLQVGDDVKAHDKFNLLVLSAKPGESGVTLTRPADDTGAEGAHFVVIAGKPLDQPIVQYGPFVTCSQRQAMEAIMDYQTGKNGFERAVGWKSKIAKDFRG is encoded by the exons ATGATCAAGCCGGCATTTATACGTTTCACAAGTCCATCAATTCTCACCACATTCAAAGCAAACATGTCCACGACTGCTGCTACTGGTACTGCTACCAACACTTCTCGAAGTATCACCAAGTCTGTTTACGCCCACGAGGTTTCTGAAGGGGCTGGTGCCACTGTAAGGAGGTCTATAGGTACCAGGGAACTGCGAAACCTTACTCCTTTCTTGAT GCTCGATCATTTCAGAGTCCTTCCCGGTGCTGGTTTTCCCGATCACCCCCACCGAGGTATGCAGACTGTTACTTACTTGTTTCAAGGTACCTTCAAGCACGAGGACTTCCTTGGATACTCTGGAAC TTTGACACCCGGAGATGTTCAATGGATGACGGCCGGTAGGGGTATCGCCCACGCCGAAATGCCTATCTTCGATCCAGACCCAGCTAAGGCTGAGCCTGTTGAAGGTATGCAACTCTGGATTGACCTTCCCCAGAAGGACAAATATATCGAGCCAGAATACCAGGACAGAAAAGCTGAAGA TATTCCTGTTATTCACCCCAAGGATGGCGTAGAAATTACTGTTCTCTCGGGTGACTCTCACGGTACCAGTGGCTCTGTCACTCCTGTCGGCGGTGCTTGGTATTTGGGTTTCAAGCTTCAGAAACCCGGAGCCAGTGTCTATCAGCCTCTCCCCGAAGGTTACAATGCTTTCATATATA TCGTGAAAGGCAAACTGCAAGTCGGCGATGACGTCAAAGCTCATGACAAGTTCAACTTGCTTGTTCTTTCTGCCAAGCCTGGAGAGTCTGGTGTGACTCTTACCAGGCCAGCAGACGACACTGGTGCTGAAGGAGCACATTTTGTTGTCATTGCCGGAAAGCCCCTCGACCAGCCCATTGTTCAG TATGGCCCTTTCGTCACGTGCAGCCAAAGACAAGCTATGGAAGCTATTATGGACTACCAGACAGGGAAAAATGGGTTTGAGCGCGCTGTTGgttggaagagcaagatTGCCAAAGACTTCAGAGGATAA
- a CDS encoding cystathionine beta-lyase codes for MTTPSTPGESSLATSIYSLAPTPIDAHKERVANWRFSTICASVDGKDQYGASSTPIYQTATFKGMDGQYDYTRSGNPTRAALENHLARLYGATQTFALSTGMTCLDTILRLVRPGETVLAGDDLYGGTNRLLTYLGTHGGVDVRHVDTTDVDKVIPHLGPGNKVKMVLLESPTNPLLKIADLQEIADAVHSAAPSALIVVDNTMMSPYLQRPLEIGADIVYDSATKYLSGHHDLMAGIIAASRPAICKDIAFIINSVGSGLAPFDSFLLLRGVKTMSLRMDRQMASAQLVALYLDSFGFLVHYPGLKSHPKRDIHYKQASGAGAVLSFVTGDKALSERIVGGTRLWGISVSFGAVNSLISMPCLMSHASISAAVRAERGLPENLIRLCVGIEDPRDLIDDLEHSLLQAGAVVPNLQYTPLSETKAAELYARDGEAWILERAKGFKRPSTESTAVDKLVRGVKQSLGLSTPPKDYKTINDDIAVSAPGKVILFGEHAVVHGVTAIASSVDLRCFSVLSPRRDRKVGLEVPNIGVELEWEISKLPWNLLPVHSNGERHVADKELDTALLEAVEGAVNAHVEVGKTGVGACVAFLYLYMMIAGEESNALSVTFTASSNLPISAGLGSSAAYSTCVAASFLLARQHLSIPSTDRLSKEDTDLVDGWAFLAEKVLHGNPSGIDNAVAVRGGAVAFTRSVGGKQGGMDGLHGFSSVRLLLTNTFVPRDTKTLVAGVSAKRLAEPQAVNHILDSIQAISDEARSLLGGGKPVERAILVKRLEALIKENHVHLVNLGVSHPSLEMIVAAAAQAPFELATKLTGAGGGGCALTLIPDNFPESSLNELVQTLEGHGFQAHLTTLGGPGLGVLTTPSKLDQTSEQLRDAVRTHNEGEGMVVPKRASLREADKEGLHSWAERLGKWVYA; via the exons ATGACCACTCCTTCAACACCTGGCGAAAGCTCGCTCGCCACATCTATCTACTCTCTCGCTCCAACTCCTATCGACGCACATAAGGAGCGAGTCGCCAACTGGCgcttctccaccatctgTGCCAGTGTCGATGGCAAGGACCAGTACGGAGCTAGCTCAACGCCAATCTACCAGACTGCCACCTTCAAGGGTATGGACGGCCAGTATGACTACACCAGGTCTGGAAACCCCACACGAGCTGCTCTTG AAAACCACCTTGCGAGGTTGTACGGCGCTACCCAAACATTTGCCCTGTCTACCGGTATGACTTGTCTTGACACGATCTTGCGGCTTGTTAGGCCAGGAGAGACAGTTTTGGCCGGTGACGACTTGTACGGAGGTACGAACCGGCTTTTGACTTATCTTGGAACACATGGCGGTGTCGACGTCAGGCATGTCGACACTACGGATGTAGACAAGGTAATTCCTCACCTTGGACCAGGAAACAAGGTCAAGATGGTTCTTTTAGAATCCCCGACGAACCCTCTGTTGAAAATTGCCGACCTGCAAGAAATCGCCGATGCCGTTCATTCTGCGGCTCCCAGCGCTTTGATTGTGGTTGACAACACCATGATGTCTCCTTATTTGCAACGACCACTTGAGATTGGTGCCGATATCGTTTATGACTCTGCTACCAAATATCTCTCGGGTCACCACGATCTTATGGCTGGTATCATTGCAGCTTCTCGACCTGCTATCTGCAAAGATATTGCATTTATTATTAACTCTGTTGGGTCCGGCCTTGCTCCTTTCgactctttccttttgCTCCGTGGCGTCAAGACCATGTCTCTCAGGATGGACAGGCAGATGGCTTCTGCTCAGCTTGTTGCGCTCTATCTTGATTCATTTGGCTTCTTGGTCCATTACCCTGGTCTCAAGAGCCATCCTAAGAGAGACATTCACTACAAGCAGGCGTCTGGTGCCGGTGCGGTGCTGAGTTTCGTTACTGGCGACAAAGCTCTGAGTGAACGGATTGTTGGTGGGACAAGACTGTGGGGTATCAGCGTATCTTTCGGAGCTGTCAATAGTTTGATCAGCATGCCATGTTTAATGTC TCATGCCTCCATTTCCGCAGCAGTTCGTGCCGAACGAGGTCTCCCTGAAAACCTTATCCGGCTTTGTGTCGGTATTGAGGACCCTAGGGATCTTATTGATGACTTGGAgcactctcttctccaagcaGGAGCTGTCGTCCCCAATCTACAATACACCCCTCTCTCCGAGACCAAGGCGGCAGAGTTGTACGCTAGGGACGGTGAAGCGTGGATCCTGGAACGCGCCAAAGGTTTTAAGCGGCCTTCTACCGAGTCCACTGCTGTTGACAAGCTTGTCCGCGGTGTGAAGCAGAGCCTCGGTCTCTCTACCCCTCCCAAGGATTACAAGACGATCAATGACGACATCGCGGTTTCTGCTCCTGGCAAGGTTATCCTTTTCGGTGAGCACGCTGTCGTCCACGGCGTCACTGCCATCGCGTCTAGCGTAGACCTCCGATGCTTCTCCGTTTTGTCTCCTCGTCGTGATCGAAAGGTTGGATTAGAAGTACCCAATATTGGTGTGGAGCTCGAGTGGGAAATTAGCAAGCTACCTTGGAATTTACTTCCCGTGCACTCAAATGGCGAGAGGCACGTCGCCGACAAGGAGCTTGATACGGCGCTACTTGAGGCTGTGGAGGGTGCTGTCAACGCTCATGTTGAAGTGGGTAAGACCGGTGTAGGTGCCTGTGTAGCCTTCTTATATCTGTACATGATGATCGCAGGTGAAGAATCCAATGC TCTTTCTGTAACCTTTaccgcttcttcaaaccTCCCTATCTCCGCTGGTCTTGGATCATCGGCTGCTTACTCCACTTGCGTAGCGGcgtctttccttctcgctcGCCAGCacctctccattccctcGACCGATCGCCTTTCCAAGGAAGACACCGACTTGGTCGATGGATGGGCATTCTTAGCCGAAAAGGTTTTGCATGGAAACCCCAGTGGTATTGATAACGCTGTAGCTGTCAGGGGTGGAGCTGTTGCTTTCACCAGATCGGTTGGAGGTAAGCAGGGCGGTATGGATGGTCTTCATGG ATTTTCCTCTGTTCGATTACTCTTGACCAATACTTTTGTCCCCCGAGATACCAAAACTTTGGTTGCGGGTGTTTCCGCGAAACGCCTCGCTGAACCTCAGGCTGTCAATCATATTCTCGATTCTATCCAAGCCATCTCTGACGAAGCGCGCTCCTTGCTTGGTGGTGGTAAGCCTGTGGAACGCGCTATCCTTGTCAAGCGTCTTGAGGCGCTCATCAAAGAGAACCATGTACACCTGGTTAACCTAGGAGTGTCGCACCCTTCTTTGGAGATGATTGTGGCAGCTGCCGCTCAGGCACCTTTCGAATTAGCTACCAAGTTGACTGGTGCTGGTGGCGGCGGATGTGCTCTAACTCTTATTCCAGACA ATTTCCCTGAATCCTCCCTGAACGAGCTCGTCCAGACTCTCGAAGGCCATGGTTTCCAAGCGCACCTCACTACACTGGGCGGCCCTGGTCTCGGTGTCTTGACGACACCCTCCAAGCTCGATCAAACCTCTGAACAACTTCGAGATGCTGTGAGGACGCACAATGAGGGCGAGGGCATGGTTGTGCCGAAGAGAGCTAGTCTTAGAGAAGCTGATAAGGAAGGCTTGCACTCTTGGGCGGAAAGGTTGGGTAAATGGGTCTACGCTTAA